One Natronomonas moolapensis 8.8.11 genomic region harbors:
- a CDS encoding DUF7139 domain-containing protein, giving the protein MSETAPPDNVLFSLYEQYVGEPETETEVYSGFGLFFAGVAFAVIGFLLFIIGAGTYGLREPGYFSLAQPGYLFGLLSVPLALIGVVVLLPTSRRIVTVAFAGLGLTVVAAGAFLRAYPTVWFEFGPWNTLFVVGTYAAGLAVIIATTGSALVAHRLARGEEANAGTTTADSGGDGRSTESISEEEIESDIDAAMSDVEISWGGVEKTETRRLDFTADYADEASGSLDVEAEETVSTGVDAEVEGLKQLKGGETDVETADGTVDDETAALRELKDRKQSGDLSEDADEDGAFSRLRSLF; this is encoded by the coding sequence ATGAGCGAAACGGCCCCTCCGGACAACGTTCTGTTCAGCCTGTACGAACAATACGTCGGCGAACCCGAAACGGAGACCGAAGTGTATTCCGGGTTCGGTCTGTTCTTCGCCGGTGTGGCCTTCGCCGTTATCGGGTTTTTGCTCTTTATTATCGGTGCCGGCACGTACGGATTGCGCGAACCGGGGTACTTTTCGCTCGCCCAACCCGGCTATCTGTTCGGTCTGCTCTCGGTTCCGTTGGCACTTATCGGGGTCGTCGTGTTACTCCCGACGAGTCGCCGGATCGTCACAGTCGCGTTCGCCGGGCTCGGGCTCACAGTCGTCGCCGCCGGGGCGTTTCTGCGGGCCTACCCGACAGTGTGGTTCGAGTTCGGCCCGTGGAACACGCTTTTCGTCGTCGGGACGTACGCCGCCGGACTCGCTGTCATCATCGCAACGACGGGGAGCGCGCTCGTCGCCCATCGCCTCGCTCGGGGCGAAGAAGCAAACGCCGGAACGACGACCGCCGATTCCGGCGGGGACGGACGCAGTACGGAGTCGATCTCCGAGGAGGAGATCGAGTCGGATATCGATGCGGCCATGTCGGACGTCGAGATCAGTTGGGGCGGCGTTGAAAAGACCGAGACCCGCCGGCTCGACTTCACCGCCGATTACGCCGACGAGGCGTCCGGAAGCCTCGACGTCGAGGCCGAAGAAACCGTCAGTACCGGGGTCGACGCGGAGGTCGAAGGCCTCAAGCAGCTCAAAGGCGGCGAGACGGACGTCGAGACCGCTGACGGGACCGTCGACGACGAGACCGCGGCCCTCCGGGAACTCAAAGATCGAAAACAGAGCGGCGATCTCTCCGAGGACGCCGACGAGGACGGGGCCTTCTCGCGACTTCGATCACTGTTTTGA
- a CDS encoding small CPxCG-related zinc finger protein, whose product MECPRCGGPLSRYQLGEKVSYACDECVYVGVEVNHRATPRPLESWEEALSRFYHRRTTEQSPPDSSNSDTLAERAERAEATRDADGDGAVSDAADGDDSSGTGAFETQAGAPADEER is encoded by the coding sequence ATGGAGTGTCCGCGATGTGGTGGGCCACTCAGCCGGTACCAACTCGGCGAAAAGGTCTCATACGCCTGTGACGAGTGCGTATACGTCGGCGTCGAGGTCAACCACAGGGCTACCCCTCGCCCGCTGGAGTCGTGGGAGGAAGCGCTCAGCCGCTTCTATCATCGCCGGACGACCGAACAGTCGCCGCCCGATAGCTCCAACAGCGATACGCTCGCCGAACGGGCGGAGAGAGCCGAGGCGACGCGCGACGCCGACGGTGACGGAGCTGTATCCGACGCCGCCGACGGTGACGACTCCAGCGGCACTGGCGCTTTTGAGACCCAGGCCGGAGCGCCGGCGGACGAGGAGCGGTGA
- a CDS encoding DUF7093 family protein, whose product MGVRCALSGHLYETTEFEEHRRERPEGVVLVCREYQVCSRCGSREEMYRNEQLLTPREHMGEESAPEDVDAPEGEQDGHNSDKDSREPTEGPSEHADSTDPDWTLEEVSRPEDNLGGETSGSSVATNGHSSSTTDERDDTDRLETTAEGSSGLDSLPGGAVATEPDVDDADEAERANRLEAPENEPTKATDHRFDPESRANTAGRTENTRSPPNEDVTADTASDEPTDDAVIISEADDTTPSTDEHDDGDGTGLRCQACGGTWDGATTSLREGDLCPECRRGYVEARSGVH is encoded by the coding sequence ATGGGAGTTCGATGCGCCCTTTCGGGGCATCTGTACGAGACGACGGAGTTCGAGGAACATCGCAGGGAGCGTCCGGAGGGAGTGGTTCTGGTCTGTCGGGAGTATCAGGTCTGCAGTCGTTGCGGGAGCCGCGAAGAGATGTATCGGAACGAGCAGTTGCTGACACCACGGGAACATATGGGCGAGGAGAGCGCTCCCGAAGACGTAGACGCCCCCGAGGGCGAACAAGATGGGCATAACAGCGACAAAGACAGTCGCGAGCCGACGGAAGGCCCCTCCGAGCACGCCGACTCGACCGACCCCGACTGGACACTCGAGGAGGTGTCCCGGCCGGAGGACAACCTGGGCGGCGAGACATCCGGGTCCTCGGTCGCTACGAACGGTCACAGCAGTTCAACGACGGACGAACGAGACGACACGGACAGACTGGAGACGACGGCCGAGGGGTCGTCTGGGCTCGATTCGCTCCCCGGTGGGGCGGTCGCTACAGAACCCGATGTGGACGATGCCGACGAGGCGGAACGGGCCAATCGGTTAGAAGCGCCGGAGAACGAGCCGACGAAAGCGACCGACCACCGGTTCGACCCGGAGTCGCGGGCGAACACAGCGGGCCGGACCGAGAATACACGTTCTCCCCCGAACGAGGACGTGACGGCGGACACTGCGAGTGACGAACCCACGGACGATGCGGTCATCATCTCCGAGGCAGACGATACGACGCCCTCGACGGACGAACACGACGACGGGGACGGTACCGGACTCCGTTGTCAGGCCTGTGGCGGAACGTGGGACGGAGCGACGACGTCGCTTCGCGAAGGTGATCTGTGCCCGGAGTGTCGGCGGGGATACGTCGAGGCGCGGTCGGGAGTCCACTGA
- a CDS encoding DUF5518 domain-containing protein: MEANWSLGQETPTYVYALFGGVVGMVAVTAHNLVAGAESQYSLWGVFVGSCLAGFLAANGSRRAKRAGIGAGLLGVVPAFVWLSDFLPGWVRTSASEGGPVLAVVFFTFLVLAVATIATLIGVFGGSFGGWLAEMTAPETGG, from the coding sequence ATGGAAGCAAATTGGTCGCTCGGACAGGAGACACCGACGTACGTGTATGCGCTTTTCGGAGGTGTGGTTGGAATGGTTGCGGTGACGGCACATAACCTGGTCGCCGGCGCGGAGTCGCAGTATAGCCTCTGGGGGGTGTTTGTCGGCAGTTGTCTCGCCGGATTTCTCGCCGCGAACGGGTCGAGGCGGGCCAAGAGGGCCGGCATAGGTGCCGGCCTCCTTGGGGTAGTGCCCGCCTTTGTGTGGTTGTCCGACTTCTTACCGGGGTGGGTCCGCACGTCGGCTTCGGAAGGTGGGCCGGTCCTCGCGGTCGTATTTTTCACCTTCCTCGTCCTCGCCGTCGCCACGATCGCGACGCTGATCGGCGTATTTGGTGGCTCCTTCGGCGGCTGGCTCGCCGAGATGACCGCTCCAGAAACCGGCGGTTGA
- a CDS encoding DUF5684 domain-containing protein, with product MAPTGVGPVVLQATDVGLQIGIQLLLAGSVVAGMWVTFEKAGEPGWAAIIPIYNTYLLVKIGDNAWWWVLLLFVPVINILALGKISIDVAAAFEKGVLFGLGLALLPFVCYPVLGFGGSQYRAAS from the coding sequence ATGGCTCCGACAGGAGTGGGTCCAGTCGTATTGCAGGCCACTGACGTCGGCCTACAGATAGGTATTCAACTGCTCTTGGCCGGAAGCGTCGTCGCAGGGATGTGGGTGACGTTCGAGAAGGCCGGGGAGCCGGGATGGGCCGCGATCATTCCGATATACAACACCTATTTGCTCGTAAAGATCGGTGACAACGCGTGGTGGTGGGTGCTCTTGCTGTTCGTCCCGGTGATCAATATTCTCGCGTTAGGGAAGATCAGTATCGACGTGGCCGCCGCGTTCGAGAAAGGCGTCCTGTTCGGCCTCGGATTGGCGTTGTTGCCGTTCGTCTGCTATCCGGTTCTCGGGTTTGGCGGCTCCCAGTATCGGGCCGCTTCCTGA